The proteins below come from a single Cryptococcus gattii WM276 chromosome D, complete sequence genomic window:
- a CDS encoding Hypothetical protein (Similar to TIGR gene model, INSD accession AAW43362.1; CND03560), protein MSPHSFDPLFRLLIPPLMFSIRHNPIMLLHHLIKHAQFPLHRASLLLELLFLNPIRNPVDSLAQNR, encoded by the coding sequence ATGTCCCCGCACTCATTCGACCCTCTTTTCCGCCTGCTCATTCCTCCCCTAATGTTTTCTATCCGTCACAATCCAATCATGcttctccatcatcttATCAAGCATGCACAGTTCCCTCTTCACCGGGCGAGTCTCCTTCTGGAGCTGCTTTTTCTCAATCCAATTCGCAATCCCGTCGACTCGCTCGCCCAAAACCGCTAA
- a CDS encoding arginine biosynthesis-related protein, putative (Similar to TIGR gene model, INSD accession AAW42895.1): protein MPPSIPAPSALARAIPSLARAASTSATKSPPSKEHHIHSYSPEVLPLGYAVASTHASVKKKAGALDLGILVSTTDKPASAAACLTRNVFKAAPVTVTTELLQSGGGRARGFIVNSGCANAVTGKKGLEDAWDMSNTVTSQLPPGQPGIGTLVMSTGVIGQHLPITSIVSKIPELVRSLDDSPKSWLDLSKAFMTTDTFPKLRAKSFKLGERLVRIAGIDKGAGMIAPSMGPPQPPHATLLGVIATDAAISPSALQSALNYAVDRSFNNITVDGDMSTNDSIICLANGAAGKLDAQGRETAEAMEEITEDGNPEEYKVFREELRSFAEELAQLVVRDGEGATKFVTIRVKNAPSYETAQAVAKSIANSSLFKTAMYGEDANWGRILCAVGYTPTAQAIIPNRVSVSFIPSANIPDSTPLRLLTNGEPEANIDEGRASVILAEEDLEVEVDLGDGHEEAKVWTCDFSHEYVTINGSYRS, encoded by the exons ATGCCCCCGAGTATTCCAGCCCCGTCAGCCTTGGCAAGAGCCATCCCGTCCTTGGCTCGCGCCGCATCTACATCAGCCACCAAATCCCCGCCTTCCAAAGAACATCACATCCACTCGTACTCCCCGGAAGTACTCCCCTTAGGCTATGCTGTGGCTTCGACCCATGCGTCCGTCAAAAAGAAGGCAGGGGCCCTTGACCTTGGTATACTTGTTTCTACCACAGATAAGCCTGCATCTGCGGCGGCCTGTTTGACAAGGAATGTGTTCAAAGCCGCACCAGTGACAGTGACCACTGAGCTTTTGCAATCCGGCGGTGGACGAGCTAGGGGCTTTATTGTCAATTCCGGTTGTGCTAATGCGGTCACCGGCAAGAAAGGCCTCGAAGATGCCTGGGATATGTCCAATACTGTAACTTCCCAGCTCCCGCCTGGTCAGCCTGGAATAGGGACATTGGTGATGTCTACAGGCGTCATTGGTCAACACCTTCCCATAACATCAATTGTTTCCAAGATCCCTGAGCTTGTGCGATCCCTTGATGATTCGCCCAAATCGTGGCTCGACCTTTCCAAGGCGTTCATGACCACAGACACATTCCCCAAATTGCGCGCCAAGTCATTTAAGCTTGGTGAACGCCTGGTGCGCATAGCCGGTATCGATAAAGGAGCCGGTATGATCGCTCCCTCCATGGGACCGCCTCAACCGCCTCATGCTACCCTACTTGGTGTGATTGCTACCGATGCTGCCATTAGCCCTTCCGCTCTGCAGTCTGCACTAAATTATGCTGTCGACAGAAGCTTCAACAACATCACTGTTGACGGTGATATGAGTACTAATGATTCAATCATCTGTCTTGCCAATGGGGCAGCCGGTAAGCTTGACGCTCAGGGTCGAGAGACAGCTGAAGCTATGGAGGAAATCACTGAAGACGGAAATCCCGAAGAGTACAAGGTTTTCAGAGAAGAGCTGAGGTCTTTTGCTGAGGAGCTGGCTCAGCTGGTCGTTAGGGACGGTGAAGGCGCCACTAAATTCGTAACCATTCGCGTCAAG AACGCTCCTTCGTACGAAACTGCCCAAGCTGTCGCCAAGAGCATCGCGAATTCATCTTTGTTCAAGACGGCTATGTATGGAGAAG ATGCCAATTGGGGTCGTATTCTCTGTGCTGT CGGTTACACTCCTACTGCGCAAGCAATTATTCCTAACCGGGTCTCCGTCTCTTTTATTCCCTCTGCTAATATTCCCGACTCCACGCCCCTTCGCTTGCTTACCAATGGTGAGCCTGAAGCCAATATAGATGAAGGCCGCGCCAGCGTGATTCTAGCGGAGGAGGATCTGGAAGTTGAGGTGGATTTGGGTGATGGTCACGAAGAAGCTAAAGTTTGGACCTGTGATTTCTCCCAT GAATATGTGACAATCAATGGCAGT TACCGAAGTTAA
- a CDS encoding chitin deacetylase, putative (Similar to TIGR gene model, INSD accession AAW42893.1), with protein MYGHLSLSALSLLAVAAAAPFQESWLQPRDSPVSHLFRRAAPDPNASDYLTHYPSPGSTPNISTIPQAWLDKLATVQLPNVSVATATGDVPTYPNNENDGDSNICSFTTQCVEPEDLFSPPGEKIWALSFDDGPTDVSPGLYDFLAQNNISSKATHFMIGGNVVTSPQSVLIAVKAGGHLAVHTWSHPYMTTLTNEQVVGELGWTMQALADLNGGRVPKFWRPPYGDVDNRVRAIAKGVFSLETVLWDEDTNDWAITDEPNQYTVASVEAFFDTLVTGNRTQGLLLLEHELDNNTVEVFETEYPKAIANGWTVKNVADAFNMEWYLNSGMGNDDTVTTMSVGGTLPTAAPTNTSTSVASATATSTGSVADSAGVSIASAASSEKSSSWAIAERPSLFVIACALVFAATVV; from the exons ATGTACGGTCACTTATCTCTTTCTGCCCTTTCCTTGCTTGCAGTGGCGGCCGCTGCTCCGTTCCAGGAGTCATGGCTTCAGCCTAGGGATTCCCCCGTCTCACATTTATTCAGACGAGCTGCTCCTGATCCCAACGCCAGTG ATTATTTGACTCACTATCCAAGCCCTGGGTCCACTCCGAACATCAGCACCATTCCTCAGGCTTGGTTGGATAAACTCGCTACCGTGCAGTTGCCAAATGTTTCGGTAGCGACAGCTACTGGCGACGTTCCTACGTACCCTAACAATGAGAACGATGGTGACTCGAACATTTGTTCTTTCACCACTCAATGCGTCGAACCCGAAGACCTGTTCTCTCCCCCCGGTGAGAAGATATGGGCC CTTTCCTTCGACGATGGACCCACAGACGTCAGTCCTGGTCTTTACGACTTTCTGGCTCAGAACAACATATCTTCCAAAGCGACTCATTTCATGATCGGTGGTAACGTTGTAACTTC CCCACAATCAGTTCTCATCGCCGTTAAAGCTGGAGGTCACCTCGCCGTCCACACTTGGTCCCATCCTTATA TGACAACTCTCACCAACGAGCAGGTCGTAGGAGAGCTCGGTTGGACCATGCAAGCACTTGCCGATCTCAATGGTGGTCGAGTTCCCAAATTCTGGAGACCCCCTTATGGAGACGTTGACAACCGTGTTCGAGCTATTGCAAAAGGAGTATTTAGCCTGGAAACTGTTCTTTGGGATGAGG ACACCAATGATTGGGCTATTACCGACGAGCCAAATCAGTACACTGTCGCGAGCGTTGAAGCTTTCTTCGACACTTTGGTCACTGGCAATCGAACCCAAGGCCTTCTGCTCTTGGAACATGAGTTGGATAACAACACTGTTGAAGTCTTCGAGACGGAGTACCCCAAGGCAATTGCTAATGGATGGACTGTCAAAAATGTGGCCGACGCTTTCAACATGGAGTGGTACCTGAACTCTGGCATGGGTAACGACGACACGGTCACAACTATGTCTGTTGGCGGTACTCTGCCCACCGCCGCCCCAACCAATACTTCTACCTCAGTCGCTTCCGCCACTGCGACCTCGACTGGTTCCGTCGCGGACTCGGCTGGCGTGTCGATCGCCTCTGCGGCTAGCTCCGAAAAATCTTCTTCGTGGGCCATTGCTGAGAGGCCTTCTCTTTTCGTCATCGCATGCGCCCTTGTCTTTGCTGCTACAGTGGTCTAA
- a CDS encoding Nuclear regulatory subunit of Glc7p type 1 protein serine-threonine phosphatase (PP1), putative; Sds22p (Similar to TIGR gene model, INSD accession AAW42891.1) has protein sequence MDQQQTSQNVSSDTQQSASQHVPSQVKPRARLGPTEVVQLPASDSEPDDDEGNSQQAEAEEDGDPDFLKDYPDDTEDLQLLHLRLKTPLLVPLNFPRFGNHLKRLCLRQNELTSPLPSEAFTNLAELGELDFYDNRLGPLVRDEELAGCPNISTLDLSFNNIRHAPSLPSLKNVDTLYLVQNKISRLEEGELDWCQETMKSLELGGNRIRAIGNLDKLIHLEELWLGKNKIRVLENLSTFSSLRILSLQSNRITKLENLEGLVNLEELYLSHNGLQKIEGLHNNIKLTTLDVGNNFIKEIENLSHLSNLEEFWASNNQITSLHALESELRPLTNLCTIYLEGNPCQKEDMSNYRRKIMLSLPQVKQIDATYVKA, from the exons ATGGACCAGCAACAGACATCCCAGAATGTCTCATCAGACACTCAGCAGTCGGCGAGCCAGCATGTTCCTTCCCAAGTCAAGCCTCGGGCAAGGTTAGGCCCCACCGAGGTGGTCCAACTTCCGGCGTCAGACTCAGAGCCCGATGACGACGAAGGAAATAGTCAGCAAGCAGAGGCCGAGGAAGACGGGGATCCCGACTTCTTGAAAGACTACCCAGATGACACAGAG GATCTTCAACTGTTGCATCTCCGCTTGAAAACACCTCTACTCGTACCCCTCAACTTCCCCAGATTCGGGAACCATTTGAAAAGATTATGTCTGCGTCAAAACGAGCTTACCTCACCGCTGCCGTCAGAGGCGTTTACCAATTTGGCGGAACTAGGAGAGCTTGATTTTTATGATAATAGACTCGGACCCCTCGTGAGGGATGAGGAGTTGGCTGGATGTCCCAATATTAG CACACTGGATCTCAGCTTTAATAATATTCGGCACGCACCCTCCCTTCCCAGCCTGAAAAATGTGGATACGTTGTATCTCGTTCAAAATAAAATATCGAGGTTAGAGGAAGGCGAACTCGATTGGTGTCAGGAAACCATGAAAAGCCTGGAGTTAGGAGGAAACAGGATTAGAGCCATCGGGAATCTCGACAAATTGATACATCTGGAGGAGTTGTGGTTGGGGAAGAATAAGATTCGTGTGCTTGAG AATCTGTCCACATTCTCTTCTTTACGCATCCTTTCTTTGCAATCAAATCGCATCACTAAGTTGGAAAATTTAGAGGGATTGGTCAACCTTGAAGAATTGTATCTGTCCCATAACGGCTTACAAAAAATTGAAGGTTTACACAATAAT ATCAAGTTGACTACATTGGACGTTGGTAACAACTTCATCAAAGAGATTGAAAATCTTTCTCATCTGTCAAATTTGGAAGAGTTTTGG GCAAGTAATAATCAAATCACAAGTCTCCACGCATTGGAATCCGAACTTCGTCCCCTAACCAACCTTTGCACTATTTATCTGGAAGGAAATCCGTGTCAGAAGGAAGATATGAGCAACTATAGGCGAAAGATCATGTTATCGTTGCCCCAAGTCAAACAAATTGATGCGAC ATATGTGAAAGCTTGA